In Leishmania mexicana MHOM/GT/2001/U1103 complete genome, chromosome 17, the following proteins share a genomic window:
- a CDS encoding putative zinc-finger protein ZPR1, with protein MSEKEHDETPVIAEGSAAAHEGSNTDPNGKEGRTNYIKTDLGELNVIESMCPKCQEMGTTRLMITSIPHFKEIIVSSFECQHCGEANNEVAFGGTFGPKRVRYELQVHSKKDLDRQVVKSEFATITIPELELEIPPESQKGNLNTVEGILEQTYNGLQLQQPLRRIEHPDVYEKIEAFCAKLESFRSGDVPFTLTLDDPAGNSYIEPIHDYYHPTLDPQLTKYERERTEIDRQLLGIAIDYNTERTQEEEKDVEEGQFSDVTQILCDCPACRRPGYLMMHECDIPYFKQTIIMAFKCEYCGYKSNEIKAGGEINAKGLRLTLHVKSEADLKRDVLKSDTATLIIPEVRLELAPGTLGGFFSTVEGTITQVRDQLINLPQAAFAAGDSADDNSKTMLEFVKELDELLALREEFTFILDDPLGNVYIQNPCSHLPPPDDMDPKLEREEYTRTEEQDEELGICSMRHNEEQANSEKPENEADHETKEKDGAADEEHETEQ; from the coding sequence ATGTCAGAGAAGGAACACGATGAAACGCCTGTCATTGCCGAGGGgtcggctgcagcgcacgagGGCAGCAACACTGACCCCAATGGGAAGGAGGGACGCACAAATTACATCAAGACGGACCTAGGCGAGTTGAACGTGATTGAGTCCATGTGCCCCAAGTGCCAGGAGATGGGCACGACGCGCCTCATGATCACGAGTATTCCTCACTTCAAGGAGATCATCGTCAGCAGCTTCGAGTGCCAGCACTGTGGTGAGGCCAATAACGAGGTCGCGTTTGGAGGCACTTTTGGGCCCAAGAGGGTCCGCTACGAGTTGCAGGTGCATAGTAAGAAGGACCTGGACCGGCAGGTGGTGAAGTCGGAGttcgccaccatcaccatcccTGAGCTAGAGCTGGAGATTCCGCCGGAGTCGCAGAAGGGCAACCTGAATACCGTCGAGGGCATCTTGGAGCAGACATATAACGGCCTTCAACttcagcagccgctgcgccggatTGAGCATCCGGATGTGTACGAGAAGATCGAGGCCTTTTGTGCGAAGTTGGAGTCCTTCCGGAGCGGTGATGTCCCCTTCACCCTCACTCTCGACGACCCAGCAGGTAATAGCTACATTGAACCCATCCATGACTACTACCACCCAACTCTCGACCCTCAGCTCACCAAGTACGAAAGGGAGCGCACCGAGATTgaccgccagctgctcggcaTCGCCATCGACTACAATACGGAGCGgacgcaggaggaggagaaggacgtggaggagggccAGTTCAGCGACGTGACGCAGATCCTGTGTGACTGCCCTGCTTGCCGCAGGCCCGGGTATCTCATGATGCATGAGTGTGATATTCCGTACTTCAAGCAGACAATTATCATGGCCTTCAAGTGCGAGTACTGCGGCTACAAGAGCAACGAGATCAAGGCGGGCGGCGAAATCAACGCGAAGGGGCTGCGGCTCACTCTGCACGTCAAGTCGGAGGCGGACCTCAAGCGTGACGTGCTCAAGTCCGATACGGCCACGCTGATCATCCCGGAGGTGCGCCTTGAGCTGGCGCCTGGCACATTGGGCGGCTTCTTTTCCACGGTCGAGGGCACCATCACTCAGGTGCGCGACCAGCTCATCAATCTACCTCAGGCTGCCTTTGCCGCTGGCGACTCGGCGGACGACAACTCGAAGACGATGCTCGAGTTTGTGAAGGAGCTCgacgagctgctggcgctcaGGGAGGAGTTTACCTTCATCCTCGACGACCCCCTTGGTAATGTATACATCCAGAACCCTTGCTCACACCTGCCTCCGCCAGACGACATGGACCCGAagctggagagagaggagtaCACCCGTACGGAGGAGCAGGACGAGGAGCTCGGCATTTGTTCTATGCGCCACAACGAGGAGCAGGCCAACAGTGAGAAGCCGGAGAATGAGGCGGACCACGAGACTAAGGAAAAGGACGGAGCCGCAGATGAGGAGCACGAGACCGAACAGTGA